In Nerophis ophidion isolate RoL-2023_Sa linkage group LG03, RoL_Noph_v1.0, whole genome shotgun sequence, the following are encoded in one genomic region:
- the LOC133549757 gene encoding protein L-Myc-1b-like codes for MELDYYQHYFFDDFDTEEDFYKSIAPSEGIWKKFELLATPPMSPTRTLQGGDECMSPGDKLSWLSKVLGQDEEYKGNGLFGNLSSIIIRDCMWSSFSTSKQLEKVTGRQLAPPQRPGAAPAETQAHPRPSKAQCVSAGAPLPTSAADCVDPAAVLTYPTSSCRKPASSGSESRSDSSDDEEEIDVVTVESKHKQARPASVRKPVTITVRADPCPRRFHASVHRQQHNYAARSPDSGPEPDEDDEDDDDDEDDDGDEEEEEERQSKRMCCPRSSQPTSPLGSPLNSDTEDTDRRRNHNYLERKRRNDLRYRFLALRDQIPSLQSAKTPKVAILTHATEYLTELHAKEKRQLQERKRLKARQQRLLRRLSALKRS; via the exons GCCACCCCTCCCATGTCGCCAACCCGGACTCTGCAGGGCGGGGATGAATGCATGTCGCCGGGAGACAAGCTGAGCTGGTTGTCCAAAGTCCTGGGTCAGGACGAGGAGTACAAGGGCAATGGCTTGTTCGGCAACCTCAGCTCCATCATCATCCGGGACTGCATGTGGAGTAGTTTCTCTACCAGCAAGCAGCTGGAGAAGGTGACCGGCAGGCAGTTGGCACCGCCCCAGCGACCCGGAGCTGCTCCCGCGGAGACACAAGCACACCCGAGGCCGAGCAAAGCGCAGTGCGTCTCGGCCGGCGCTCCGCTCCCCACGTCGGCGGCAGACTGCGTCGACCCTGCGGCGGTTCTCACCTACCCGACCAGCAGCTGCAGGAAGCCGGCGTCGTCTGGCTCCGAGTCCCGGTCCGACTCCTCCG ATGATGAAGAGGAAATTGATGTTGTCACCGTGGAGAGCAAACACAAGCAAGCCCGGCCAGCCAGTGTCCGTAAGCCAGTGACCATCACAGTCCGTGCTGACCCTTGTCCCAGACGCTTCCACGCGTCCGTACACCGGCAGCAGCACAACTATGCCGCACGCTCCCCAGACAGTGGGCCTGAACCCGATGAGGACGACgaagacgatgatgatgatgaggatgatgatggtgatgaagaggaggaagaggagcgcCAAAGTAAACGTATGTGTTGTCCGAGATCCAGTCAGCCCACCTCTCCCTTGGGAAGCCCTTTGAATTCTGACACGGAGGACACGGACCGCAGGAGGAACCACAACTACctggagaggaagaggaggaacgaCTTGAGGTACAGGTTCCTCGCACTACGGGATCAGATCCCGAGTCTGCAGTCAGCCAAGACCCCTAAAGTGGCCATCCTGACCCACGCCACGGAGTACCTCACAGAGCTTCACGCCAAGGAGAAGCGACAACTGCAAGAGCGCAAGCGCCTCAAAGCTCGACAACAGCGTCTTCTTCGCAGGTTATCTGCATTGAAGCGTTCTTGA